From one Drosophila subpulchrella strain 33 F10 #4 breed RU33 chromosome 3L, RU_Dsub_v1.1 Primary Assembly, whole genome shotgun sequence genomic stretch:
- the LOC119554456 gene encoding protein ERGIC-53 — protein sequence MRPTFLAILCFLAWNPCSEATGNLSPGAVGVHRRFEYKYSFKPPYLAQKDGTVPFWEYGGNAIASSESVRVAPSLRSQKGAIWTKSQTNFDWWDVEIVFRVTGRGRIGADGLAFWYTTEKGDYNGPVFGSSDRWNGLAIMFDSFDNDNKHNNPYISAVLNDGTKLYDHANDGTTQLLSGCLRDFRNKPFPTRARIEYYNNVLTVLIHNGMTNNNDDYELCLRTDGVNLPKNGYFGISAATGGLADDHDVFHFLTTSLHAAGQVQDQLKAENQEKLTQEYKEYQDKLEKQKQEYKKEHPDEHKDEEDWEEFYESENQRELRQIWQGQSQIADHLRELSRKVDEIIGRQETTLSLVSRNAGQALPPPAVGGVPQQQLPVGAVSRSDVDLLLTNQNMLLSSIREIRQLVGDINVRTDNIQTNQKHAPTAQIQSTGYDVQTLIAEMRDGMNQVKQGITHVGQRLGAQQGAAQVANCPTGNCVGVTLFLSVTVVQLLLVFIYNVFKNRSEAQAKKFY from the exons ATGCGGCCCACTTTCCTGGCCATTTTGTGCTTCCTGGCGTGGAACCCCTGCTCCGAGGCCACCGGCAACCTGAGTCCCGGCGCCGTGGGCGTGCACCGTCGCTTCGAGTACAAATATTCGTTCAAGCCGCCGTACCTGGCCCAGAAAGATGGAACCGTGCCGTTCTGGGAGTACGGGGGAA ATGCCATCGCCAGTTCGGAAAGTGTGCGCGTGGCGCCATCGCTGCGCTCCCAGAAGGGTGCCATCTGGACGAAATCGCAGACGAACTTCGACTGGTGGGACGTGGAGATCGTGTTCCGGGTGACGGGACGTGGCCGGATCGGAGCCGATGGCCTGGCCTTCTGGTACACCACGGAGAAGGGCGACTACAATGGGCCCGTCTTTGGGTCCTCCGACCGCTGGAACGGTCTGGCCATCATGTTCGACTCCTTCGACAACGACAACAAGCACAACAATCCCTACATCAGTGCGGTGCTCAACGATGGCACTAAGCTCTATGACCATGCCAACGATGGAACCACCCAGCTCCTGAGCGGTTGCCTCCGCGATTTCCGCAACAAGCCCTTCCCCACGCGGGCGCGCATCGAGTACTACAACAATGTGCTCACCGTGCTCATCCACAATGGAATGACCAACAACAACGATGACTACGAGCTGTGTCTGCGGACGGATGGCGTGAATCTGCCCAAGAACGGATACTTTGGCATCTCGGCCGCCACGGGCGGTCTGGCCGATGACCATGATGTGTTCCACTTCCTGACCACCTCGCTGCATGCCGCCGGACAGGTGCAGGACCAGCTCAAGGCGGAGAACCAGGAGAAGCTCACGCAGGAGTACAAGGAGTACCAGGACAAGCTGGAGAAGCAAAAGCAGGAGTACAAGAAGGAGCATCCCGACGAG CACAAAGACGAAGAGGATTGGGAGGAGTTCTACGAGTCGGAGAACCAGCGTGAGCTGCGTCAGATCTGGCAGGGTCAGAGCCAGATTGCCGACCATCTGCGTGAGCTGTCCCGCAAGGTGGACGAGATCATTGGCCGCCAGGAGACCACGTTGTCGCTGGTCTCGCGCAATGCCGGACAGGCTCTGCCTCCGCCAGCCGTCGGCGGAGTGCCACAGCAACAGCTGCCCGTTGGCGCCGTCAGCAGGTCCGATGTCGATCTTCTGCTCACCAATCAGAACATGCTGCTGAGCTCCATCCGCGAGATACGCCAACTGGTGGGCGATATCAATGTGCGCACTGATAACATTCAAACGAATCAGAAGCACGCGCCCACAGCACAAATCCAATCCACCGGCTACGATGTGCAAACGCTAATCGCCGAGATGCGCGATGGCATGAACCAGGTCAAGCAGGGCATCACGCACGTGGGCCAGAG ATTGGGAGCGCAACAAGGAGCAGCGCAAGTGGCCAACTGCCCTACGGGCAATTGCGTTGGAGTCACATTGTTCCTAAGCGTAACTGTTGTGCAATTGCTGCTAGTCTTCATCTACAACGTCTTCAA AAACCGCAGCGAAGCACAAGCGAAAAAGTTCTATTAG
- the LOC119553018 gene encoding zinc transporter foi, which translates to MARHIMAVCVVCLLCAHRLHCQDHIESLLGPALVMTLSQEQLNARVYTNLSPSSETTDRRQQRSASGDDDTPNYSTSPPSRRQKRHADHGHSHSSESRVPQITQYYLDKLMVQNELMNSSGFDGLLQQLSLHSLASGASEGTCVPTSLLVHHVQPHNYHHDHEEDEEHSNLQLSNCTLSQNGTNSNVICAPQPISHSEDSQNFKLSEKDLLHLCPILLYELKAQSGGCIEPAILSDIDSTEKLLEEEKDKDIFYVWVYAFISVFACGILGLVGVAIIPFMNSRYYKYIIQYLVSLAVGTMTGDALLHLLPHSLAGQDERGMIMKGLGCLGGIIFFYVTEHALTMISEWRKSVEKKETKKPSRAKVMRDPDSSVNNSVAGDKICKQKYSSYPYCYDEITMNNKQSEWMHLPGDGVNSAAGAGGDAASASEIRNGVGDHEGSNDMAAAAESLLSTLHTNCVEMNHHNHHNHNHKHNSHQQSHEGQDNNTIVTDLDGNAVYASNSAKDKDGRNDHVTVILREHESSHHGHSHRHGHVHSPPETLSAVAWMIIMGDGLHNFTDGMAIGAAFAENIAGGFSTSLAVFCHELPHELGDFAILMKAGMSVKSAVYYNLLTGVLSFIGMIFGIAFGQSQDMAQWMFAVAAGLFIYIALVDMMPEISASHKSLGQFLLQILGMLSGVGIMLVIALYEGDLMSVFGTAGATSHQRVH; encoded by the exons ATGGCTCGTCATATAATGGCCGTTTGCGTGGTGTGCCTACTCTGTGCACACCGCCTGCACTGCCAGGATCACATCGAGAGTCTACTCGGTCCGGCGCTGGTGATGACCCTCAGCCAGGAGCAGCTCAACGCCCGCGTCTATACGAACCTGAGTCCCTCCAGTGAAACCACCGATCGGCGACAGCAGCGATCCGCTTCTGGCGACGACGACACCCCCAACTACAGCACCAGCCCGCCATCGAGGAGACAAAAGCGCCATGCCGACCACGGCCATAGCCACAGCTCCGAATCCCGTGTCCCGCAGATCACCCAGTACTATCTCGATAAGTTGATGGTCCAGAACGAGCTGATGAACAGCAGCGGATTCGATGGCCTGCTCCAGCAGCTCAGCCTCCACTCGCTGGCCAGTGGGGCAAGTGAAGGAACT TGCGTGCCCACCAGTCTCTTAGTGCATCATGTCCAGCCCCACAATTATCACCACGATCATGAAGAGGATGAGGAGCATAGTAATCTGCAGCTGAGCAACTGCACGCTCAGCCAGAATGGCACCAACTCCAACGTGATTTGCGCACCCCAGCCCATTAGTCACAGCGAGGATTCCCAGAACTTTAAGCTAAGTGAAAAGGACTTGCTACATCTATGTCCGATTCTGCTGTACGAGCTGAAAGCTCAAAGTGGTGGCTGCATAGAGCCGGCAATCCTGTCCGACATCGACAGCACGGAAAAGCTGCTGGAAGAGGAGAAGGACAAGGATATATTCTATG TGTGGGTCTACGCCTTCATTTCTGTGTTTGCCTGCGGCATCCTTGGCCTGGTGGGAGTAGCCATCATACCGTTTATGAACTCGCGGTATTACAAATACATCATCCAGTATCTGGTGTCGCTGGCCGTTGGAACGATGACCGGCGATGCCCTGCTGCACTTGCTGCCTCAT TCGCTGGCAGGCCAGGACGAAAGGGGCATGATCATGAAGGGGCTGGGCTGCCTGGGCGGCATCATCTTCTTTTACGTGACCGAGCATGCGCTGACCATGATCTCCGAGTGGCGCAAGAGCGTGGAGAAGAAGGAGACGAAGAAACCGTCGCGGGCGAAGGTGATGCGGGATCCCGATTCGTCGGTGAACAACTCTGTGGCCGGCGACAAGATCTGCAAGCAGAAGTACAGCTCGTATCCGTATTGCTACGACGAGATCACCATGAACAACAAGCAGAGCGAGTGGATGCACTTGCCCGGCGATGGAGTGAACTCGGCGGCGGGCGCTGGCGGAGATGCTGCTTCTGCTTCGGAGATACGCAACGGTGTGGGCGATCATGAAGGATCCAACGACATGGCCGCCGCTGCCGAGTCCCTGCTGTCAACGCTGCACACGAACTGTGTGGAGATGAATCACCATAATCATCATAATCACAACCACAAGCACAACAGCCACCAGCAGAGTCATGAGGGCCAGGACAACAACACCATTGTGACCGATTTGGATGGCAATGCGGTGTACGCCTCGAACAGTGCGAAGGATAAGGACGGCCGGAACGATCATGTGACTGTGATCCTGCGGGAGCACGAGTCCTCGCATCACGGTCACAGTCATCGCCACGGACACGTCCATTCGCCGCCGGAAACGCTGAGCGCCGTGGCCTGGATGATCATTATGGGAGACGGACTGCACAATTTCACGGATGGCATGGCCATCGGTGCAGCCTTTGCGGAGAATATTGCCGGCGGTTTCTCCACCTCGCTGGCCGTCTTCTGCCACGAATTGCCGCACGAGCTCGGGGACTTTGCCATCCTAATGAAGGCGGGCATGTCGGTGAAGTCGGCCGTCTACTACAACCTGTTGACGGGAGTCCTGAGTTTCATCGGCATGATCTTCGGCATTGCCTTTGGCCAGTCGCAGGATATGGCCCAGTGGATGTTTGCAGTGGCGGCGGGTCTGTTTATCTACATTGCCCTGGTCGATATG atGCCCGAAATCTCGGCCTCGCACAAATCGCTGGGACAGTTCCTGCTGCAGATACTCGGCATGCTGAGCGGCGTGGGGATAATGCTAGTGATTGCCCTTTACGAGGGCGATCTAATGAGCGTGTTTGGCACGGCGGGGGCCACATCTCACCAGCGTGTGCATTAA